A single genomic interval of Anopheles marshallii chromosome 2, idAnoMarsDA_429_01, whole genome shotgun sequence harbors:
- the LOC128715398 gene encoding uncharacterized protein LOC128715398: protein MGELTRVLLFTIFVLVVISPQQECSPLFFYTRPSQPTLSGGSVSSASVPEQRSNVTIALGNRINTDTALDDYGTRVDGVTVNVARRRRDIWSIPSILGPNTPNGSYIAINNQVIPLPDNLSNVSLNIGSLPNPQPIFNTTQPSSVPFLPTIPENYTNAFQSLVTGFETLPLDFMDNIVRTLSSGYRNSFGQLFLEQSFERLNRTLEYGGAVVRNGLNSLVNQTGQGFEELIANFNGSSTAVQRCIGNNLNPTNVVRSVVDKGYNCVNRKWQDLKALAGNIGEDIVAADKGASEFLANLTACNGANFNSTNNLSTSQQNTLRRQCYVRTIVSFPQPLLFLPVSLAIDGTKLYASISGLEADIGACAAEVALEIGMTTAQISTKIVLCQIFS from the exons ATGGGTGAATTGACTCGGGTGCTGCTGTttacaatatttgttttagtg GTAATCTCACCACAACAAGAGTGCAGTCCACTGTTCTTTTATACGCGGCCATCACAACCGACATTATCCGGTGGGTCAGTATCGTCCGCTTCTGTACCAGAGCAACGTTCCAACGTGACGATAGCGTTGGGAAATCGTATCAACACCGATACCGCCTTGGACGACTACGGTACCCGCGTGGACGGAGTGACCGTCAATGTCGCCAGACGTCGTCGCGATATCTGGAGCATTCCCTCGATTCTTGGTCCGAACACCCCGAACGGGTCATACATTGCGATCAACAACCAGGTCATCCCATTGCCGGACAACCTTTCCAATGTTTCACTAAACATTGGATCACTACCCAATCCTCAGCCGATCTTCAACACGACGCAACCCTCTTCTGTCCCGTTTTTGCCAACGATACCGGAGAATTACACCAATGCTTTCCAGTCGCTAGTGACCGGGTTTGAAACATTACCACTCGATTTCATGGACAACATCGTTCGAACGCTATCATCCGGCTATCGGAACTCATTCGGTCAACTTTTTCTCGAACAAAGTTTTGAACGGCTAAACCGAACGCTCGAATACGGCGGTGCGGTCGTACGGAACGGACTCAACAGTCTTGTGAACCAAACTGGGCAAGGTTTTGAAGAGCTCATCGCCAATTTCAACGGTTCCTCCACAGCTGTTCAACGGTGTATCGGTAACAATTTGAACCCAACGAACGTGGTTAGATCCGTCGTGGACAAAGGTTACAACTGCGTCAATCGCAAGTGGCAGGATCTGAAGGCACTGGCGGGAAACATCGGTGAAGACATTGTCGCTGCGGATAAAGGTGCCTCCGAATTTCTGGCCAATCTAACTGCCTGCAATGGAGCCAACTTTAACAGTACCAACAACCTGTCGACATCCCAACAGAACACACTACGCCGTCAGTGTTACGTGCGTACGATTGTCTCCTTTCCACAACCGCTTCTCTTCTTGCCAGTTTCGCTAGCAATCGATGGCACAAAGCTGTACGCTTCCATCTCCGGACTGGAGGCTGACATAGGGGCATGTGCTGCTGAGGTTGCGCTCGAGATCGGCATGACAACCGCCCAGATCAGTACGAAGATTGTGTTGTGTCAAATATTCTCGTAA